A single region of the Podospora pseudopauciseta strain CBS 411.78 chromosome 1, whole genome shotgun sequence genome encodes:
- the KIP1 gene encoding Kinesin-related motor protein (COG:Z; EggNog:ENOG503NUH1), with amino-acid sequence MERRNTSMAPPPSRAGGAASRSSIRPPATRGGARPGVTRHASSAMSRLQRPSSPTESLMSVATTATAGAKRKERDFDPDDGEATNINVVVRCRGRNEREVKENSAVVVGTEATRGKIVELSMGPNAVSNKTYNFDHVFSQAADQVMVFEDVVKPILDEMMSGYNCTIFAYGQTGTGKTYTMSGDMTETMGMLSDNAGIIPRVLQALFAKLELEEKDHCVRCSFIELYNEELRDLLGTDESTKLKIYDDNSKKGHSTTMVQGMEERHILSATDGLKWLQEGSLKRQVAATKCNDLSSRSHTVFTITLYAKRQTGENGDDYLMAGKLNLVDLAGSENIQRSGAENKRAAEAGLINKSLLTLGRVINALVDRSPHIPYRESKLTRLLQDSLGGRTKTCIIATISPAKVNLEETISTLDYAFRAKNIRNKPQLNALINKKTLLRDFTTEIERLKGELIATRQRNGVYLSNDAYEELTVQNESRRILTEEQAAKIETLENNLRNKVQELFSLTSSFVGLKKDHEGTLGQLDDTKGVLEQTEIVLAATRKGLAEETHIRKAHQATEHRLTAVSNELLNYLGRTVNDVDGLHAKNQRKSDLHDFNRETWGIAQAHVTDITEMVESRIAQFRKGQEDHISNISGRMQDFVQEELEKLTSTQNFLDENLALFTESKQHLLERKQQSKEEMDSVLEEIKVVRDNVKQRVGESLQAIAGAAEKIAGDVLSELSTFHNQLHTSYSSLGKEFKGIFEELLGNISAQKAESDRLRQELEAATQTIVESNESVSDRIQEVLEEERKQAAIERQQLLSQITRLINSQAQLQESRLVDKASAIQDSIKDTNKTFKSNVAGYREGMNAWNAKDSQLLEEIAQSRDVLKTRLKDDWTAANKHSTSIQETTKSVHAETVRVVDEQLEDLDVQMQDLDDFVTRAKSYNAQQSEHLSEAVSNLNNTVEQSFDNISGHCKATFGRVEDLGQQMEVDVQRFHNALAPLDEEVIQPLSELREDIRATEFKEYEPTGTTPPKVQYQYPTELPQTADHAALLADMRDTPTPSRGAPVSSVLPNVGFTPPSAVRTPSRLPVGLASPSRFSESTSKIPPGGSLREVNPNVPSSATTPNNTNAQVFDSASSVLSLPTVKEGGDDDVTITKLKAPAATGPPRTRSSRLARKPMGGVGQGPENIPPPAAAMRSSTRRKSPRLR; translated from the exons ATGGAGCGCCGAAATACCTCGATGGCGCCTCCACCCTCGAGGGCCGGAGGCGCTGCCAGTCGATCGAGCATACGGCCACCAGCaactcgaggaggagctaGACCAGGCGTAACGCGGCACGCGTCTTCAGCGATGTCGCGACTTCAACGaccatcctcaccaaccgAGTCGCTGATGTCGGTAGCAACGACAGCCACGGCAGGCGCTAAGCGCAAAGAACGCGATTTCGACCCCGACGATGGAGAGGCTACCAACATCAACGTTGTCGTGCGGTGCCGAGGGCGCAATGAGCGGGAGGTCAAGGAAAATAGCGCTGTGGTCGTTGGAACGGAAGCGACAAGAGGGAAAATTGTTGAATTGTCAATGGGTCCAAACGCGGTCAGCAACAAGACATACAATTTCGATCATGTTTTCTCGCAGGCGGCCGATCAGGTTATGGTGTTTGAGGATGTGGTGAAGCCGATTTTGGACGAG ATGATGTCTGGCTATAACTGCACAATTTTTGCCTACGGTCAGACGGGCACCGGCAAGACGTACACGATGTCAGGCGACATGACGGAAACGATGGGCATGCTGTCTGATAATGCAGGCATCATTCCCCGAGTGCTTCAAGCCCTGTTCGCTAAGctcgagctggaggagaaggaccaTTGTGTGCGCTGCTCCTTCATCGAGCTGTACAACGAAGAACTACGGGATCTGCTCGGTACCGATGAGAGCACCAAGCTCAAGATTTACGACGATAACTCGAAGAAGGGCCACTCGACCACGATGGTTCAGGGAATGGAGGAAAGGCATATCTTGAGTGCGACGGACGGTCTCAAATGGCTCCAGGAGGGTAGTTTGAAGCGCCAGGTGGCAGCCACAAAGTGCAACGATCTCAGCAGCAGAAGTCATACCGTGTTTACGATCACTCTATATGCCAAGCGTCAAACGGGCGAGAATGGAGACGATTACTTGATGGCAGGCAAGCTGAATCTGGTCGATCTGGCTGGTAGCGAGAATATTCAACGATCCGGAGCAGAGAACAAGCGCGCTGCTGAGGCGGGACTTATCAACAAGAGTTTGCTTACCCTTGGGCGAGTAATCAACGCCCTGGTCGATCGAAGCCCTCATATCCCATACAGAGAATCGAAGCTCACTCGTCTACTGCAAGACTCGCTAGGTGGACGGACAAAGACATGCATTATTGCCACAATATCGCCAGCAAAGGTCAACCTTGAAGAAACGATATCAACACTGGATTATGCGTTCAGAGCAAAGAATATCCGAAACAAACCACAGCTCAATGCGTTGATCAACAAAAAGACACTGTTGCGAGACTTTACCACCGAGATTGAACGGTTGAAAGGCGAGCTCATCGCCACCCGTCAACGAAATGGTGTCTATCTATCGAACGATGCATACGAAGAATTGACAGTGCAGAACGAGTCTCGCAGAATCTTAACGGAAGAGCAAGCTGCCAAGATAGAGACTTTGGAAAACAACCTGCGCAACAAGGTGCAGGAGCTGTTTTCCCTGACATCGAGCTTCGTGGGACTGAAGAAGGACCACGAGGGAACACTGGGACAATTGGACGATACCAAGGGCGTCCTGGAGCAGACCGAGATAGTGTTGGCGGCTACCAGGAAGGGACTGGCGGAGGAGACACATATTCGAAAAGCACACCAGGCAACCGAACATCGGTTGACAGCTGTTAGCAATGAGCTCCTCAACTATCTTGGGAGGACGGTTAATGACGTCGATGGCTTGCATGCAAAGAACCAACGAAAGTCGGATCTTCATGATTTCAACCGGGAAACATGGGGCATAGCACAGGCTCATGTCACGGATATCACGGAGATGGTGGAAAGTCGCATCGCGCAGTTCCGAAAAGGGCAGGAGGACCACATTTCGAATATTTCCGGCCGTATGCAGGATTTTGTCCAGGAAGAGCTTGAAAAGCTGACCAGCACACAAAACTTTCTTGACGAAAACCTGGCTTTGTTCACCGAATCCAAGCAACATCTTTTGGAAAGGAAACAGCAAtccaaggaggagatggattCAGTACtcgaggagatcaaggtTGTGCGAGACAATGTGAAGCAAAGGGTTGGTGAAAGCCTCCAAGCCATTGCTGGTGCTGCGGAGAAGATTGCTGGAGATGTCCTTAGCGAGCTGAGCACCTTCCACAACCAGCTCCACACGTCTTACAGCTCTCTTGGGAAGGAATTCAAGGGGATATTTGAAGAGCTTTTGGGGAATATCAGTGCTCAAAAGGCAGAGTCTGATAGGCTCAGACAAGAACTGGAGGCAGCAACGCAGACGATCGTTGAGTCTAACGAGTCCGTGTCGGACAGGATAcaggaggttttggaggaggaaaggaaaCAGGCGGCCATTGAAAGGCAACAGTTGTTGTCACAGATCACTAGGCTTATCAACTCGCAGGCTCAGCTGCAGGAGTCTCGGTTGGTTGATAAGGCGTCTGCTATCCAGGACAGCATCAAGGACACAAATAAGACGTTCAAGAGCAACGTTGCGGGTTACAGAGAGGGTATGAACGCATGGAACGCCAAGGATAGCCAGCTTCTGGAGGAGATTGCGCAGTCGAGAGATGTGCTCAAGACCAGGCTTAAGGATGACTGGACG GCTGCGAACAAGCACAGTACATCGATCCAGGAGACGACCAAATCTGTACATGCAGAGACCGTTCGTGTTGTCGACGAGCAGCTGGAAGATCTCGACGTTCAAATGCAAGATCTCGACGACTTTGTCACCCGCGCCAAGTCCTATAATGCCCAGCAGAGCGAGCACCTTTCCGAAGCCGTATCAAATCTTAACAACACTGTTGAGCAGTCCTTTGATAACATTTCCGGACATTGTAAGGCGACGTTCGGCAGAGTTGAGGATCTTGGTCAGCAGATGGAAGTCGATGTCCAGCGATTCCACAACGCCCTCGCACCCCTCGACGAAGAGGTTATTCAGCCACTGTCGGAGCTCAGAGAGGACATCAGAGCCACCGAGTTCAAAGAGTACGAGCCGACGGGGACAACTCCCCCGAAGGTCCAGTACCAGTACCCAACCGAACTTCCTCAGACAGCCGACCACGCCGCCTTGTTGGCTGATATGCGCGATACTCCAACACCGAGCAGAGGCGCCCCCGTCAGCAGCGTCCTGCCCAATGTCGGcttcacaccaccatcagctgTCAGAACGCCCTCCCGCCTGCCAGTTGGATTAGCTTCCCCGAGCCGTTTCTCGGAAAGCACCAGCAAGATCCCTCCCGGTGGAAGTCTTCGAGAAGTCAACCCCAACGTGCCGTCCAGCGCTACgacccccaacaacaccaacgcTCAGGTTTTCGATTCGGCATCTAGTGTTTTGTCGCTTCCGACTGTTAAGGAGGGCGGGGACGACGATGTGACGATTACCAAGCTCAAGGCACCCGCAGCTACTGGTCCGCCAAGGACGAGGTCGTCGAGGCTGGCGAGGAAGCCGATGGGCGGGGTGGGACAGGGACCGGAAAACATTCCGCCTCCTGCGGCTGCGATGAGGAGTTCGACTAGGAGGAAGAGTCCGCGGTTGAGATGA
- a CDS encoding hypothetical protein (COG:S; EggNog:ENOG503NX8G), which translates to MSSSLFSAQLYPGRALGFLVLGASLHDILTRIKAEPQRFPKIDLIYDSKIPVTKETIVGLPANGLRLQFDGPEQRLRLIEVIDFTKNHIFFKPANDKERDLVRPPSDLPAADSTPEPTFRHIYQRFLGPTYGGEFVKEPGNAGLYILSYPGVGFVFPMKKTQYSPNKDVVSLLSSTAVPQSMAIFSGDSWAQARKTMWTEVLPSIKTFAPLNKGKDVCPDEVSLVKLHGGGKVQLFRKWTNNSFWIFFGETTPQELVAELGPPDAIYRKNDQRMYIHKLRTASNAAGRPNGKDLKDDMTDTDQSSLNHSDGYQSNEEEEEVVEDEAVNVAGECFYNYFYLGFDILVSTPTEPSETPPSSSGKSLPGPLVRSTNPHRQVATKLILHGNVPGSYPFNRHRRCRWEIAYLAKGDDDDKVPNSETYFPDLEKKLKGEWKSMYASESEAQQKQRGMVLNRGWGDSPGSSIEMLGGWEEPGAGMGKKFEGGEDSTTTLYGYPGLVFEVLRSGFVSAVTVF; encoded by the coding sequence ATGTCGTCGTCCCTCTTCTCGGCTCAGTTGTATCCGGGGCGGGCCCTTGGATTTCTTGTTCTCGGGGCCTCACTCCATGACATATTGACACGAATCAAAGCCGAACCACAACGTTTCCCCAAGATCGACTTGATCTACGATTCAAAAATTCCAGTCACAAAGGAAACCATCGTTGGCTTACCGGCCAACGGTCTCCGGTTGCAATTTGACGGGCCAGAACAACGACTCCGATTAATCGAAGTCATCGACTTTACGAAAAACCACATATTCTTCAAGCCAGCAAATGATAAAGAGCGAGACCTTGTCCGGCCACCGAGCGATCTCCCCGCGGCCGACAGCACACCCGAACCAACATTCCGACACATTTACCAACGCTTCTTGGGCCCTACTTATGGTGGAGAGTTCGTGAAGGAGCCTGGAAATGCTGGATTGTACATCCTCTCGTACCCGGGCGTGGGTTTCGTCTTTCCCATGAAAAAGACCCAGTATTCGCCAAATAAGGATGTTGTCTCTTTGCTGTCATCCACGGCGGTGCCCCAATCAATGGCCATCTTCAGTGGTGACTCGTGGGCACAGGCTCGCAAGACAATGTGGACAGAAGTGCTCCCCAGCATCAAGACTTTCGCCCCTCTAAACAAGGGTAAAGATGTCTGCCCCGATGAGGTGTCGCTTGTGAAACTCCACGGTGGTGGTAAAGTACAGCTCTTTCGGAAATGGACCAACAACTCGTTCTGGATATTCTTCGGTGAGACTACCCCTCAGGAATTAGTAGCCGAACTGGGGCCCCCAGATGCTATATATCGCAAGAATGACCAGCGCATGTACATCCATAAGTTGAGGACAGCAAGCAACGCAGCCGGGAGACCAAACGGCAAGGATCTCAAGGACGACATGACGGATACGGACCAGTCATCTCTGAACCACTCTGACGGCTATCAATccaacgaggaggaggaggaggttgtcgaggaCGAAGCTGTTAATGTAGCAGGGGAGTGTTTCTACAATTACTTTTACCTTGGGTTTGATATCCTGGTTTCAACGCCCACAGAGCCGTCAGAGACTCCCCCTTCGTCAAGCGGCAAGTCACTACCTGGACCACTTGTCAGATCCACAAACCCTCACCGACAGGTGGCAACAAAGCTGATCTTGCACGGCAACGTGCCGGGTTCCTATCCGTTCAACCGGCACCGCCGGTGTAGGTGGGAGATTGCCTATCTTGCCAAGGGAGATGACGATGACAAGGTGCCAAATTCGGAGACATACTTTCCAGATCTggagaagaagttgaaggGGGAGTGGAAGTCGATGTATGCCTCGGAGAGCGAAGCccagcagaagcagagggGTATGGTCCTGAACCGCGGCTGGGGTGATTCGCCAGGCAGCAGTATAGAGATGCTGGGCGGGTGGGAAGAACCCGGGGCCGGTATGGGTAAGAAGTTTGAGGGGGGCGAGGACTCTACGACAACACTGTATGGGTACCCGGGCTTGGTGTTTGAGGTGTTGAGAAGTGGGTTTGTGAGTGCTGTTACCGTCTTTTAA
- a CDS encoding hypothetical protein (COG:S; EggNog:ENOG503P3B4): protein MSPPPPLTTFKALSFDCYGTLIDWETGLTTDLTPITSQLPPSHPLNATPLSAVQRFDHHQTHLWKTQPTLPYNLTLSECFRLLAREVNVPFDESDALNAGSGPGRWSPFPDTIQALQILAKHYKLIVLSNVNDDNIASTISNSLKGKVRFDAVYTAQKIGSYKPSLHNFEYLFKHAREELGVDKAKGELLHVARSLTADHVPAKEVGLRSVFIARGGTDPKNYGTGGNLEELSREGKVAFEWTFETLGDFAEEVERQFAELEKEQN from the coding sequence atgtcaccaccaccccccctcacaACCTTCAAAGCCCTCTCCTTCGACTGCTACGGCACCCTCATAGACTGGGAAACCGGCCTCACCACCGACCTCACTCCCATAAcctcccaactccccccttcccaccccctcaacgcaacccccctctccgcAGTCCAACGCttcgaccaccaccaaacccacctcTGGAAAACCCAGCCCACCCTCCCctacaacctcaccctctccgaATGCTTCCGCCTCCTAGCCCGCGAGGTCAACGTCCCCTTTGACGAGTCCGACGCCCTCAACGCAGGCTCCGGACCCGGCCGCTGGTCTCCCTTCCCCGACACCATCCAAGCGCTGCAAATTCTCGCCAAGCACTACAAGCTCATCGTCCTCTCCAACGTgaacgacgacaacatcgCATCAACGATCAGCAATTCCCTGAAGGGCAAGGTGAGATTTGATGCGGTGTACACCGCGCAAAAAATCGGGAGCTACAAACCCTCCCTGCATAACTTTGAGTACTTGTTCAAACACGCcagggaggagctgggggtgGATAAGGCCAAAGGGGAACTGCTCCATGTGGCGAGGAGTCTGACGGCTGATCATGTGCCTGCCAAGGAGGTCGGGTTGAGGAGCGTGTTTATCGCGAGAGGGGGGACTGATCCCAAGAACTACGGCACGGGCGGCAACCTGGAGGAGCTGTCCCGCGAGGGCAAGGTAGCCTTCGAGTGGACGTTTGAGACCTTGGGAGATTTTGCCGAAGAGGTGGAAAGACAGTTTGCCGAGTTGGAAAAGGAGCAAAACTGA